One window of Gloeothece citriformis PCC 7424 genomic DNA carries:
- a CDS encoding alanine/glycine:cation symporter family protein, translated as MGITLSSFNLSTVIQLNLLDRIDQLFSDWVEVIEQVLFFSLAGIPLIILWIILAGLFFTFRMGFINIRGFKQAIDIARGEDEHNSPEEGEISAFQALATALSGSVGLGNIAGVAIAISLGGPGAVFWMTISAFLGMAIKFVECTLGLKYRIIKPDGVIVGGPMYYLSQGLDTLGQAKFGRILAVLFALFSIPAGLGGGNMFQANQSFAGLTTVFEGLKSYDWLYGLILALLVGLVIIGGISRIGIVASKFIPVMITIYLMACFWVIGVHFRDIPHAIEMIITQAFNGEAIEGGFVGVFVQGFRRSIFSNGAGSGTASIAHSVARTNEPIREGIVAILEPFIDTVIICNLTALVILTTGSYVDNGIEQISGARLAAAAFESTIDWFSPVLAIIMISFGFSTMMTWSYYGERCWSYLLGENSVFVFKGLFLGCIFLGSIVNLGAVVDFSDMMFLAMAVPNLLGCILLSGQVATELKIYWADLTKRKQEMKTRKINQQLSN; from the coding sequence ATGGGGATCACTCTCTCAAGTTTCAACCTATCAACCGTTATACAACTTAACCTCCTCGATCGCATCGATCAGCTATTTTCTGATTGGGTAGAAGTGATCGAACAGGTATTATTTTTTTCCCTTGCCGGTATTCCTCTCATCATCCTTTGGATCATCCTGGCCGGACTCTTTTTTACCTTCCGCATGGGATTTATTAATATTCGGGGATTTAAACAGGCCATCGACATCGCGCGAGGAGAAGACGAACACAACTCCCCAGAAGAAGGGGAAATTTCCGCCTTTCAAGCTTTGGCCACTGCTTTATCGGGGAGTGTGGGATTAGGCAATATCGCCGGAGTTGCGATCGCCATTTCTTTAGGGGGGCCAGGCGCTGTCTTTTGGATGACGATCTCCGCTTTTTTGGGAATGGCCATTAAATTTGTGGAATGTACCCTAGGTTTAAAATACCGCATTATTAAACCCGATGGGGTGATTGTGGGCGGGCCGATGTATTATCTATCCCAAGGATTAGACACTTTAGGACAAGCTAAATTCGGTCGGATTTTAGCGGTTTTATTTGCCCTATTTAGTATTCCTGCCGGGTTAGGGGGTGGGAATATGTTTCAAGCTAATCAGTCTTTTGCCGGCTTAACGACGGTATTTGAGGGATTAAAGTCTTATGATTGGTTATATGGGTTAATTCTCGCTCTTTTGGTTGGATTGGTGATTATTGGGGGTATTAGTCGCATTGGCATTGTGGCGAGTAAATTTATTCCTGTGATGATTACAATTTATCTTATGGCTTGTTTTTGGGTGATTGGGGTTCATTTTCGAGACATTCCCCACGCTATAGAGATGATTATCACTCAAGCGTTTAACGGTGAAGCGATCGAAGGGGGGTTTGTGGGGGTATTCGTCCAGGGATTTCGCCGTAGTATCTTTTCTAATGGCGCTGGAAGTGGGACAGCTTCGATCGCTCATTCTGTAGCCCGTACAAATGAACCGATTCGAGAGGGAATTGTGGCTATTTTAGAACCGTTTATCGATACGGTGATTATTTGCAATTTAACCGCATTAGTCATTTTAACAACGGGGAGTTATGTAGACAATGGGATTGAACAAATTAGTGGGGCGAGGTTAGCGGCGGCGGCGTTTGAAAGTACGATCGATTGGTTTAGTCCAGTTTTAGCCATTATTATGATTTCCTTTGGCTTTTCTACGATGATGACTTGGAGTTATTACGGGGAAAGATGCTGGTCTTATTTATTAGGTGAAAATAGTGTTTTTGTTTTTAAAGGATTATTTTTGGGCTGTATTTTTTTAGGGTCAATTGTGAATTTAGGGGCGGTGGTTGATTTTAGTGATATGATGTTTTTGGCTATGGCAGTCCCCAATTTATTAGGATGTATCTTGTTATCGGGGCAAGTGGCAACTGAATTAAAAATCTATTGGGCAGATTTAACTAAACGCAAACAAGAAATGAAAACTCGGAAAATTAATCAGCAATTGAGCAATTAA
- a CDS encoding AAA family ATPase gives MKVESISIQNFKRFDNLEVSFKNKTLNEVSDRFLILGDNGSGKTTLLQAIALPLALATGQIQSVFNFDWIGFLPGRYSRWGSAPRIELEVSFEDEELEATREVAQKWYDAQPEEFQNDFIVPGKSPVVRVILNGENWKAGETQAERLQFRGRSYAQWLVRNSDFSARSYFAKLPGIFWFDQFRNLGFNYNQDGTVDGTKEHNSGISYERGVGSLRKYLIEWRRKQEGGKNYQNDYLEQLEKYYKKVFPDRSFWGLENRPSLDSPTEETTYFLIKDDGNRRYDIEEMSAGEQSVFPILYEFVTLKIAYSVVLIDEIDLNLHPPAAQILVSQLLTIAPTCQFIITTHSESVSNVIGESDTYRLPGGILCL, from the coding sequence GTGAAAGTTGAGTCTATCTCTATTCAAAATTTCAAGCGATTTGACAATTTAGAAGTTTCCTTCAAAAATAAAACCTTGAATGAAGTTAGCGATCGCTTTTTGATCTTAGGAGACAATGGCAGTGGCAAAACCACCTTATTACAGGCTATAGCCTTACCACTAGCTTTAGCAACTGGTCAGATTCAGAGTGTATTTAACTTTGATTGGATTGGTTTTTTGCCCGGAAGATATTCGAGATGGGGGAGCGCACCACGCATTGAACTAGAAGTATCTTTTGAGGATGAAGAGTTAGAAGCTACTCGTGAAGTTGCTCAAAAATGGTATGATGCACAACCTGAAGAGTTCCAAAACGATTTTATTGTGCCGGGGAAAAGTCCTGTTGTGCGAGTCATTCTAAATGGAGAAAACTGGAAAGCGGGTGAGACACAAGCTGAAAGATTGCAATTTCGAGGGCGCTCCTATGCTCAATGGTTAGTTAGAAATAGTGATTTTTCTGCCCGTTCATATTTTGCTAAATTACCTGGAATTTTTTGGTTTGATCAGTTTCGCAATTTAGGATTTAATTATAATCAAGACGGGACGGTAGACGGGACAAAAGAGCATAATAGCGGAATTTCTTATGAGCGTGGGGTAGGCTCTTTACGTAAATATCTCATTGAATGGAGACGTAAGCAGGAAGGGGGGAAAAACTATCAAAATGATTATTTGGAACAATTAGAGAAGTATTATAAAAAAGTATTTCCTGATCGCTCTTTTTGGGGACTAGAAAACCGTCCTAGTCTTGATTCCCCGACGGAAGAAACAACTTACTTTTTAATCAAGGATGATGGAAATCGCCGGTATGATATTGAAGAAATGTCAGCCGGTGAACAATCTGTTTTTCCAATACTTTACGAGTTTGTAACCCTAAAAATAGCCTATTCAGTTGTCCTTATTGATGAAATTGATCTAAACCTACACCCACCCGCCGCACAAATTTTAGTCAGTCAGTTGCTTACTATTGCCCCCACCTGTCAGTTCATTATCACAACTCATTCTGAATCGGTTAGTAATGTAATAGGTGAAAGTGATACTTATCGTCTGCCTGGGGGAATTTTGTGTCTGTAA
- a CDS encoding J domain-containing protein — MQAVRNYYEVLGVPRNATPEEIKKAFRKLARTYHPDVNPDDKIAEEKFKDINEAYDVLSDEQKRTEYNRILIGTSNKRRPTKLKNQPSRNGNSDPNYRSEFDLWKFKDFSTSTTKQTRVVTSTRPTRRDVEARLTLPLEKAYQGGRQRIRLEDGRSLEIDMPAGMIDGQKIRLKGQGIEGGDLYLKITVARHPVFKLQGQDIYCQIPITPSEAILGGAIEIPTIDGLVKMTVPKGVKSGQRLRLANKGYPIPEGNRGDQLVEILIVTPSEPTPEELELYQKLKEIETFNPRRHLMTY; from the coding sequence ATGCAAGCAGTTCGTAATTATTATGAAGTTTTAGGAGTCCCTCGAAATGCTACCCCAGAGGAAATTAAAAAAGCATTTCGCAAACTCGCCCGGACTTATCATCCCGATGTTAATCCCGACGATAAAATTGCCGAAGAAAAGTTTAAAGATATTAATGAAGCTTATGACGTTCTCTCGGATGAACAAAAACGAACTGAATACAATCGTATCTTAATCGGCACATCGAACAAACGCAGACCGACAAAATTAAAAAATCAGCCCTCTCGCAATGGCAATTCTGACCCCAATTATCGCTCAGAATTTGATCTATGGAAATTTAAAGATTTTTCAACATCCACAACTAAACAAACGAGAGTCGTTACCTCTACCCGTCCTACTCGTCGAGATGTGGAAGCTAGATTAACTTTACCCTTAGAAAAAGCCTATCAAGGAGGACGACAACGAATTCGTCTAGAAGATGGACGATCTTTAGAAATAGATATGCCTGCGGGAATGATTGACGGTCAAAAAATCCGCCTCAAAGGACAAGGAATTGAGGGAGGAGACCTCTATTTAAAAATTACAGTCGCTCGTCATCCTGTTTTTAAATTACAAGGTCAAGATATTTATTGTCAAATTCCCATTACTCCTAGTGAAGCAATTTTAGGAGGAGCAATAGAAATTCCTACCATTGACGGGTTAGTAAAAATGACCGTTCCTAAAGGGGTAAAATCCGGCCAACGCCTACGATTAGCGAATAAAGGTTATCCCATACCCGAAGGAAATCGAGGGGATCAATTAGTCGAAATTTTGATTGTTACTCCCTCTGAACCAACCCCAGAAGAATTAGAACTCTATCAAAAATTAAAAGAAATAGAAACCTTTAATCCTCGTCGTCATTTAATGACTTATTAA
- the dnaK gene encoding molecular chaperone DnaK, producing the protein MGKVVGIDLGTTNSVVAVMEGTKPIVIANSEGMRTTPSVVGFNKDGELLVGQLARRQAVLNPQNTYYGVKRYMGRKYAELSSDTKRVPYTIRRDENGNIKIRCPRQEKDFAPEEISAMILRKLAEEATRYLGEEVTGAVITVPAYFNDSQRQATRDAGRIAGLEVLRILNEPTAAALAYGLDQQENKKILVFDLGGGTFDVSILEVGDGVFEVRSTSGDTQLGGSDFDTRIVDFLAEEFLEKEGVDLRKDRQALQRLTEAAEKAKIELSGVSVTEINLPFITATEEGPKHIETRLSRAQFEELSGDLVSRLRRPLKRAIADAGLTPVQIDEVVLVGGATRMPMVKELVRSFIDREPNENVNPDEVVAVGAAIQAGILAGEVKDILLLDVTPLSLGLETIGGVMKKLIPRNTTIPVRRSDIFSTGENNQTLVEIHVLQGEREMASDNKSLGRFKLTGIPPAPRGIPQIQVSFDIDANGILQVTARDKTTGREQSITVQGASTLSEFEVNRMIQEAENFAAQDRERRERVEKRNKARALTDQAQRRLKEITLDFGTEFTRPYRRRIESLSTEILNSLDQNDERRLDRAQADLQDVLYELNREVRLQYEEEEGEGFFSSIRRTLTGEPEEDRPYPPRRTNYRDSYDTRYNTRDNFDDYDYGAGSGGYREDYGSRPVRRDDYRSSDYDNNSNDYRAPRPRPSDYNEPPGRYRSNRSRNIPYQNDWDEEDDDWF; encoded by the coding sequence ATGGGAAAAGTAGTCGGCATAGACCTGGGGACAACAAACTCCGTCGTCGCCGTGATGGAGGGAACAAAACCAATTGTAATCGCTAATTCAGAAGGGATGAGAACCACCCCTTCAGTTGTGGGATTTAATAAAGATGGAGAATTACTGGTCGGACAATTAGCAAGGCGACAGGCAGTCCTAAACCCCCAAAATACCTATTATGGGGTAAAACGCTACATGGGACGGAAATATGCTGAACTTTCCTCCGACACGAAACGAGTCCCTTACACCATCAGACGGGATGAAAACGGGAATATTAAAATCCGTTGTCCTCGTCAAGAAAAAGATTTTGCCCCTGAAGAAATTTCCGCCATGATCCTCAGAAAGTTGGCAGAAGAAGCAACCCGCTACCTGGGAGAAGAAGTTACAGGTGCAGTAATTACCGTCCCCGCTTATTTTAATGACTCTCAACGTCAAGCAACAAGGGATGCAGGCAGAATTGCCGGGTTAGAAGTGTTACGTATTCTCAATGAACCTACCGCCGCCGCCCTCGCTTATGGGTTAGATCAACAAGAGAATAAAAAAATCCTCGTCTTTGACTTAGGGGGAGGAACGTTTGATGTTTCTATTCTAGAAGTCGGGGATGGAGTCTTTGAAGTCAGATCAACCAGTGGGGATACTCAGTTAGGCGGGAGTGATTTTGATACCCGTATTGTAGACTTCTTAGCAGAAGAATTTTTAGAAAAAGAAGGGGTAGACCTCAGAAAAGACCGTCAAGCTCTACAACGTCTCACCGAAGCCGCCGAAAAAGCTAAAATTGAACTGTCAGGGGTGAGCGTGACCGAAATTAATTTACCCTTTATTACTGCCACTGAAGAAGGGCCAAAACATATCGAAACCCGTCTGTCTCGCGCCCAATTTGAAGAATTAAGCGGGGACTTAGTCAGTCGCTTACGTCGTCCCCTAAAACGGGCGATCGCTGATGCTGGCCTCACACCGGTTCAAATTGATGAAGTGGTGTTAGTCGGGGGGGCAACCCGAATGCCAATGGTTAAAGAATTGGTTCGCAGTTTTATCGATCGAGAACCCAATGAAAATGTTAACCCAGATGAAGTAGTAGCGGTAGGGGCAGCCATTCAAGCCGGTATTTTAGCCGGGGAAGTCAAGGATATTTTATTATTAGATGTTACCCCTCTGTCCTTGGGACTGGAAACTATTGGGGGAGTGATGAAAAAATTAATCCCTCGTAACACAACTATTCCCGTCCGTCGTTCCGATATTTTTTCGACGGGGGAAAACAATCAAACCCTAGTGGAAATTCATGTTCTGCAAGGAGAACGGGAAATGGCATCGGATAATAAATCTTTAGGACGATTTAAATTAACCGGTATTCCCCCTGCTCCCAGAGGCATTCCTCAAATTCAAGTCTCCTTTGATATTGATGCTAATGGGATCTTACAAGTGACGGCCAGAGATAAAACCACTGGACGAGAACAAAGTATTACCGTACAAGGAGCGTCTACTCTATCAGAATTTGAAGTTAATCGCATGATCCAAGAGGCAGAAAACTTTGCCGCCCAAGATAGGGAACGACGAGAACGGGTAGAAAAACGGAACAAAGCGAGAGCTTTAACCGATCAAGCTCAACGACGACTCAAAGAAATTACCCTAGACTTCGGGACAGAATTTACTCGCCCCTATCGTCGTCGAATTGAAAGCTTAAGCACAGAAATTCTCAACAGTTTAGACCAAAATGATGAGCGACGACTTGACAGAGCGCAAGCAGACCTGCAAGATGTTCTCTATGAATTAAATCGAGAAGTCCGATTGCAATATGAAGAGGAAGAAGGGGAAGGATTTTTCAGTTCTATTCGTCGTACTTTAACGGGAGAACCTGAAGAAGACCGGCCTTATCCTCCGCGACGGACAAATTATCGGGATAGTTATGACACTCGTTATAATACTCGTGATAATTTTGATGATTATGACTATGGCGCTGGTAGTGGAGGATATCGAGAGGATTATGGGTCTCGTCCTGTAAGACGGGATGACTATCGTTCCTCAGATTATGATAACAACTCTAATGATTATCGCGCCCCCCGTCCTCGTCCTAGTGACTACAATGAACCCCCCGGACGTTATCGCAGTAATCGTTCTCGAAATATACCTTATCAAAATGATTGGGATGAAGAGGATGATGATTGGTTCTAA